Proteins from one Cryptomeria japonica chromosome 4, Sugi_1.0, whole genome shotgun sequence genomic window:
- the LOC131029481 gene encoding uncharacterized protein LOC131029481 — translation MGSLVSGWNSPRSGRFEKRKSFTEEEIDNFWKVKRGAEEEHLRAVVETDSEISEVHDQISIIGGRGSQSFPANRPARLEVSNSFTQRVSEDAQSVTNGESVRDKKLAWWTRSNWAFLNEPPQSEMDGHAYKYAAQHEVAMIGGQKQGLSPDLMASTS, via the exons ATGGGTTCTTTAGTGTCAGGGTGGAATTCTCCTAGGTCTG GTAGGTTTGAGAAAAGGAAGTCCTTTACTGAGGAAGAGATAGATAACTTTTGGAAGGTTAAGCGTGGGGCTGAAGAGGAGCATCTGAGGGCAGTTGTAGAGACTGATTCAGAGATTTCAGAGGTTCATGACCAG ATAAGTATAATTGGGGGCAGAGGCAGCCAATCATTCCCTGCTAATCGTCCAGCTCGTCTAGAAGTAAGCAATAGCTTCACACAGAGAGTCAGTGAAGATGCTCAATCTGTGACAAATGGGGAGTCAGTGAGGGACAAGAAGCTGGCCTG GTGGACAAGAAGCAACTGGGCATTTTTGAATGAACCTCCACAGTCAGAAATGGATGGACATGCCTATAAATATGCTGCACAGCATGAAGTTGCTATGATTGGAGGCCAAAAACAGGGCTTATCTCCAGATTTAATGGCATCTACTTCTTAG